One window from the genome of Scatophagus argus isolate fScaArg1 chromosome 13, fScaArg1.pri, whole genome shotgun sequence encodes:
- the kdm4ab gene encoding lysine-specific demethylase 4A isoform X3 translates to MRTSGNGRQLSAHRGQAVFFLFSSYLLFLLITRHLQRKRTASESTKRRCFPNYDLQEVLLHFGMASDAVFQSHGSRRIMTFYPTAEEFKNFSRYIAYMESQGAHKAGLAKIIPPKEWKPRGSYDDIDDLVIPAPIQQVVTGQSGLFTQYNIQKKAMTVREFRKLANSDKFCSPHYDDFEELERKYWKNVTFNPPIYGADVNGTLYDPEVKEWNICHLDTILDTVEHESGITIEGVNTPYLYFGMWKTTFAWHTEDMDLYSINYLHFGEPKSWYCVPPEHGKRLERLAQGFFPGSSQNCEAFLRHKMTLISPSILKKYGIPFDKITQEAGEFMVTFPYAYHAGFNHGFNCAESTNFATERWIEYGKQAVLCSCRKDMVKISMDVFVKKFQPDRYEQWLVGRDVAPIDHSRPTPEAREFLGESFNDISSSSNSNSTENCVEDGERKSTTQRIETKRHRVCLEVPEEVVPKEEEEEDMEQYGKRPRLSLIPPRTMSQDGKRNKGPPKLVVTPTKLTLLDPFHRGLTQSNSEMGRLPHYTKTRAPAISSQSQPRNGHLSVSAAPTWTDAAAQPARKMGVASLLFHRTLSPKDILQVHSYTLDKQQQPHTQLQVHSYAREHQPRHLQHKTCTPSHTQVQTSFQAPRCERAEPQPETKIVLTEVAPIESKVESLLEQEQKEDKPKTSLPVEAQVDVETPECELTSKSASSHTTQPAELSKTEMEAPKNNKRKQVSEEQSYCKSIVKKQQQQAELSKLPRHHPLIREVNSDDDVYVDMEVEQDEKEEWAKPLTRLWQCRPYNPQAEREYNMTMGQQAPYCSICLLFHAYHQSESGNGSPFVTLVNYPGGRQWSKPLIPEMCFNTQTSKMSDSGEGQLSNPHVAEDGTSRLVSCAQCCVRVHTSCYGVSGDEAELDNWLCARCEADAVTEDCCLCSLRGGALQRANNDKWVHVLCAITVLEARFVNITERGPIDLSAIPLPRFKLKCVYCRKRMKREVKGCCVQCSHGRCSTAFHPTCAQAAGILMHPDDWPFIVFITCHRHKAPIIPERNKTSMRELAVGQRVICKYKNGRYYHSEVLELSPTTFYEVVFDDGSYSDNLFPEDIENRDCVRLGPPTKGEAVQVRWTDGLIYGAKFVTSHTIPMYLVEFEDGSQISVKREDIYTLDEDLPKRVKSRMSVASDMRFELFTQNDVKQNSKRQRVINSRYREDYIEPVIYRTIME, encoded by the exons ATGCGTACAAGTGGCAATGGACGGCAGTTATCTGCACATAGGGGACAAGCcgtcttctttctcttcagttcaTACCTACTATTTCTATTGATTACGAGGCATTTACAACGTAAAAGAACAGCGTCTGAATCAACCAAAAGGAGGTG TTTCCCAAATTATGATCTACAGGAGGTGCTTTTGCATTTTGGGATGGCTTCGGACGCAGTTTTCCAAAGCCATGGTTCCAGGAGGATCATGACTTTTTACCCCACTGCTGAAGAGTTCAAGAACTTCAGCCGCTACATTGCATATATGGAGTCCCAGGGGGCACATAAGGCAGGCCTGGCTAAA ATTATCCCACCAAAGGAATGGAAGCCTAGAGGCTCTTACGACGACATAGATGATTTGGTGATACCTGCGCCCATTCAGCAGGTGGTGACAGGCCAGTCTGGTCTTTTTACCCAGTACAACATTCAGAAGAAGGCCATGACTGTCAGAGAGTTCCGCAAGCTTGCCAACAGTGACAA GTTCTGTAGTCCACATTATGATGACTTTGAGGAGCTAGAAAGGAAGTACTGGAAGAATGTAACATTTAACCCTCCCATATATGGGGCAGATGTTAATGGAACCCTTTATGACCCT GAAGTCAAAGAGTGGAACATTTGCCATCTAGACACCATTTTGGATACCGTTGAACATGAAAGTGGCATCACTATTGAGGGTGTTAATACACCCTACTTGTATTTTGGCATGTGGAAGACCACATTTGCATGGCACACAGAGGACATGGACCTCTACAGTATCAACTATTTGCACTTTGGAGAGCCCAAATCATG GTACTGTGTTCCTCCAGAGCACGGGAAAAGATTAGAGCGTTTGGCTCAAG GATTCTTTCCTGGTAGCTCACAGAATTGTGAGGCTTTTTTGAGGCACAAGATGactctcatctctccctctaTACTGAAGAAGTATGGAATTCCATTTGATAAG ATTACTCAGGAGGCTGGTGAGTTCATGGTAACTTTCCCCTATGCCTACCATGCTGGTTTCAACCACGGTTTCAACTGTGCAGAATCCACCAATTTTGCTACAGAGAGATGGATTGAGTATGGCAAGCAAGCAGTTTTG TGCTCTTGTCGTAAAGACATGGTGAAGATTTCTATGGATGTATTTGTAAAGAAATTCCAGCCAGATCGCTATGAACAGTGGCTTGTGGGGCGAGATGTAGCACCCATTGATCACTCGCGGCCAACCCCAGAGGCCAGGGAGTTTCTGGGGGAGTCCTTTaatgacatcagcagcagcagtaacagtaaCTCCACAGAGAACTGTGTGGAGGATGGAGAGCGGAAGAG CACTACTCAGAGGATAGAGACCAAGAGACATAGAGTGTGTCTGGAGGTGCCTGAGGAGGTTGTTCccaaagaagaggaggaggaagatatGGAGCAGTATGGAAAGCGTCCCAGGCTAAGCCTTATACCTCCACGTACTATGTCACAAGATGGCAAGAGAAATAAAG GTCCGCCGAAGTTGGTTGTCACACCAACCAAGCTCACTTTGTTGGATCCATTTCACAGGGGCCTGACCCAAAGTAACAGTGAAATGGGACGCCTCCCTCATTATACAAAGACTCGTGCCCCTGCGATCTCATCCCAGTCTCAGCCCAGAAATGGACACCTGTCAGTTTCAGCAGCACCTACATGGACAGATGCTGCCGCTCAGCCTGCCCGCAAAATGGGTGTAGCCAGCCTGCTCTTCCACAGGACTTTAAGCCCAAAAGACATTCTTCAAGTTCACAGCTACACTCTagataagcagcagcagcctcacacACAACTGCAGGTACACAGCTATGCCAGAGAACACCAACCCCGTCATCTTCAGCACAAGACCTGTACACCATCACACACCCAGGTTCAGACCTCATTTCAGGCACCACGCTGTGAAAGAGCAGAGCCACAGCCAGAAACGAAGATTGTTCTCACTGAAGTAGCGCCGATTGAATCCAAAGTAGAGAGTCTTCTGGAGCAGGAACAAAAGGAAGACAAACCTAAAACATCCTTACCTGTTGAGGCTCAGGTTGACGTGGAGACGCCTGAATGTGAGCTCACCAGCAAATCTGCTTCCTCTCACACAACTCAACCCGCAGAGTTAAGCAAAACGGAAATGGAGGCCCCCAAGAACAACAAGCGAAAg CAGGTGTCAGAAGAGCAGTCATACTGCAAGTCCATTGTGaagaagcaacagcagcaggctgagctcAGTAAGCTGCCCCGTCATCACCCACTAATCAGAGAGGTGAACAGTGATGATG ATGTGTATGTAGACATGGAGGTTGAGcaagatgagaaagaggaatgGGCCAAGCCACTTACTCGGTTATGGCAGTGTCGGCCATATAACCCTCAGGCAGAGAGAGAGTACAACATGACCATGGGCCAGCAGGCTCCCTACTGCTCCATCTGCCTGCTCTTCCACGCTTACCATCAG tcgGAGTCCGGTAATGGGAGCCCCTTCGTGACGTTGGTGAACTATCCAGGGGGCCGCCAGTGGTCCAAACCACTTATTCCTGAAATGTGTTTCAACACCCAAACTAGCAAGATGAGTGACAGCGGCGAAGGACAGCTGTCTAACCCCCATGTAGCAGAGGACGGGACAAGTCGGCTGGTCAGCTGTGCTCAGTGCTGCGTCCGCGTACATACGA GTTGCTATGGTGTGTCTGGAGATGAAGCAGAGCTAGACAACTGGCTCTGCGCCCGCTGTGAGGCTGATGCCGTTACAGAG gactgctgtctgtgttcattAAGAGGCGGAGCTCTGCAGAGAGCCAACAATGATAA ATGGGTTCATGTACTGTGTGCCATCACCGTGCTGGAAGCTCGTTTTGTCAACATCACTGAGCGCGGGCCTATTGACCTCTCTGCAATCCCACTGCCACGGTTCAAACTG AAATGTGTGTACTGCAGGAAACGGATGAAGAGGGAGGTGAAGGGCTGCTGTGTCCAGTGCTCCCATGGGCGCTGCTCCACAGCGTTTCACCCTACCTGCGCTCAGGCAGCTGGTATCCTCATGCACCCAGATGACTGGCCATTTATAGTCTTCATCACTTGCCACAGGCACAAAGCACCCATCATACCTGAG CGCAATAAGACTTCCATGCGGGAGCTGGCAGTGGGACAGAGGGTGATCTGTAAATACAAAAACGGCCGTTACTATCACAGTGAGGTGCTGGAACTGAGCCCAACTACCTTCTACGAGGTTGTGTTTGACGACGGGTCCTACAGTGACAATCTCTTCCCAGAGGACATTGAG AACCGTGACTGCGTCCGGCTTGGACCTCCCACCAAAGGCGAAGCTGTTCAAGTGCGATGGACGGATGGGTTGATATATGGAGCCAAGTTTGTAACGTCACACACCATCCCTATGTACCTG GTCGAGTTTGAGGATGGATCTCAAATTTCTGTCAAGCGAGAAGACATCTATACTCTAGATGAGGATCTACCCAAACGAGTCAAGTCACGAATG TCGGTGGCATCAGACATGCGATTCGAGCTCTTCACACAGAATGACGTCAAACAGAACTCCAAAAGGCAACGTGTCATCAACTCTCGATACAGAGAGGACTACATCGAACCTGTCATTTACAGAACCATCATGGAGTGA
- the kdm4ab gene encoding lysine-specific demethylase 4A isoform X1: MRTSGNGRQLSAHRGQAVFFLFSSYLLFLLITRHLQRKRTASESTKRRCFPNYDLQEVLLHFGMASDAVFQSHGSRRIMTFYPTAEEFKNFSRYIAYMESQGAHKAGLAKIIPPKEWKPRGSYDDIDDLVIPAPIQQVVTGQSGLFTQYNIQKKAMTVREFRKLANSDKFCSPHYDDFEELERKYWKNVTFNPPIYGADVNGTLYDPEVKEWNICHLDTILDTVEHESGITIEGVNTPYLYFGMWKTTFAWHTEDMDLYSINYLHFGEPKSWYCVPPEHGKRLERLAQGFFPGSSQNCEAFLRHKMTLISPSILKKYGIPFDKITQEAGEFMVTFPYAYHAGFNHGFNCAESTNFATERWIEYGKQAVLCSCRKDMVKISMDVFVKKFQPDRYEQWLVGRDVAPIDHSRPTPEAREFLGESFNDISSSSNSNSTENCVEDGERKSTTQRIETKRHRVCLEVPEEVVPKEEEEEDMEQYGKRPRLSLIPPRTMSQDGKRNKGPPKLVVTPTKLTLLDPFHRGLTQSNSEMGRLPHYTKTRAPAISSQSQPRNGHLSVSAAPTWTDAAAQPARKMGVASLLFHRTLSPKDILQVHSYTLDKQQQPHTQLQVHSYAREHQPRHLQHKTCTPSHTQVQTSFQAPRCERAEPQPETKIVLTEVAPIESKVESLLEQEQKEDKPKTSLPVEAQVDVETPECELTSKSASSHTTQPAELSKTEMEAPKNNKRKSNHCPLEDSGIVILKDTVPVRKLIPDEMKVIAQKQHQVSEEQSYCKSIVKKQQQQAELSKLPRHHPLIREVNSDDDVYVDMEVEQDEKEEWAKPLTRLWQCRPYNPQAEREYNMTMGQQAPYCSICLLFHAYHQSESGNGSPFVTLVNYPGGRQWSKPLIPEMCFNTQTSKMSDSGEGQLSNPHVAEDGTSRLVSCAQCCVRVHTSCYGVSGDEAELDNWLCARCEADAVTEDCCLCSLRGGALQRANNDKWVHVLCAITVLEARFVNITERGPIDLSAIPLPRFKLKCVYCRKRMKREVKGCCVQCSHGRCSTAFHPTCAQAAGILMHPDDWPFIVFITCHRHKAPIIPERNKTSMRELAVGQRVICKYKNGRYYHSEVLELSPTTFYEVVFDDGSYSDNLFPEDIENRDCVRLGPPTKGEAVQVRWTDGLIYGAKFVTSHTIPMYLVEFEDGSQISVKREDIYTLDEDLPKRVKSRMSVASDMRFELFTQNDVKQNSKRQRVINSRYREDYIEPVIYRTIME; this comes from the exons ATGCGTACAAGTGGCAATGGACGGCAGTTATCTGCACATAGGGGACAAGCcgtcttctttctcttcagttcaTACCTACTATTTCTATTGATTACGAGGCATTTACAACGTAAAAGAACAGCGTCTGAATCAACCAAAAGGAGGTG TTTCCCAAATTATGATCTACAGGAGGTGCTTTTGCATTTTGGGATGGCTTCGGACGCAGTTTTCCAAAGCCATGGTTCCAGGAGGATCATGACTTTTTACCCCACTGCTGAAGAGTTCAAGAACTTCAGCCGCTACATTGCATATATGGAGTCCCAGGGGGCACATAAGGCAGGCCTGGCTAAA ATTATCCCACCAAAGGAATGGAAGCCTAGAGGCTCTTACGACGACATAGATGATTTGGTGATACCTGCGCCCATTCAGCAGGTGGTGACAGGCCAGTCTGGTCTTTTTACCCAGTACAACATTCAGAAGAAGGCCATGACTGTCAGAGAGTTCCGCAAGCTTGCCAACAGTGACAA GTTCTGTAGTCCACATTATGATGACTTTGAGGAGCTAGAAAGGAAGTACTGGAAGAATGTAACATTTAACCCTCCCATATATGGGGCAGATGTTAATGGAACCCTTTATGACCCT GAAGTCAAAGAGTGGAACATTTGCCATCTAGACACCATTTTGGATACCGTTGAACATGAAAGTGGCATCACTATTGAGGGTGTTAATACACCCTACTTGTATTTTGGCATGTGGAAGACCACATTTGCATGGCACACAGAGGACATGGACCTCTACAGTATCAACTATTTGCACTTTGGAGAGCCCAAATCATG GTACTGTGTTCCTCCAGAGCACGGGAAAAGATTAGAGCGTTTGGCTCAAG GATTCTTTCCTGGTAGCTCACAGAATTGTGAGGCTTTTTTGAGGCACAAGATGactctcatctctccctctaTACTGAAGAAGTATGGAATTCCATTTGATAAG ATTACTCAGGAGGCTGGTGAGTTCATGGTAACTTTCCCCTATGCCTACCATGCTGGTTTCAACCACGGTTTCAACTGTGCAGAATCCACCAATTTTGCTACAGAGAGATGGATTGAGTATGGCAAGCAAGCAGTTTTG TGCTCTTGTCGTAAAGACATGGTGAAGATTTCTATGGATGTATTTGTAAAGAAATTCCAGCCAGATCGCTATGAACAGTGGCTTGTGGGGCGAGATGTAGCACCCATTGATCACTCGCGGCCAACCCCAGAGGCCAGGGAGTTTCTGGGGGAGTCCTTTaatgacatcagcagcagcagtaacagtaaCTCCACAGAGAACTGTGTGGAGGATGGAGAGCGGAAGAG CACTACTCAGAGGATAGAGACCAAGAGACATAGAGTGTGTCTGGAGGTGCCTGAGGAGGTTGTTCccaaagaagaggaggaggaagatatGGAGCAGTATGGAAAGCGTCCCAGGCTAAGCCTTATACCTCCACGTACTATGTCACAAGATGGCAAGAGAAATAAAG GTCCGCCGAAGTTGGTTGTCACACCAACCAAGCTCACTTTGTTGGATCCATTTCACAGGGGCCTGACCCAAAGTAACAGTGAAATGGGACGCCTCCCTCATTATACAAAGACTCGTGCCCCTGCGATCTCATCCCAGTCTCAGCCCAGAAATGGACACCTGTCAGTTTCAGCAGCACCTACATGGACAGATGCTGCCGCTCAGCCTGCCCGCAAAATGGGTGTAGCCAGCCTGCTCTTCCACAGGACTTTAAGCCCAAAAGACATTCTTCAAGTTCACAGCTACACTCTagataagcagcagcagcctcacacACAACTGCAGGTACACAGCTATGCCAGAGAACACCAACCCCGTCATCTTCAGCACAAGACCTGTACACCATCACACACCCAGGTTCAGACCTCATTTCAGGCACCACGCTGTGAAAGAGCAGAGCCACAGCCAGAAACGAAGATTGTTCTCACTGAAGTAGCGCCGATTGAATCCAAAGTAGAGAGTCTTCTGGAGCAGGAACAAAAGGAAGACAAACCTAAAACATCCTTACCTGTTGAGGCTCAGGTTGACGTGGAGACGCCTGAATGTGAGCTCACCAGCAAATCTGCTTCCTCTCACACAACTCAACCCGCAGAGTTAAGCAAAACGGAAATGGAGGCCCCCAAGAACAACAAGCGAAAg AGTAACCACTGCCCACTTGAGGATAGTGGCATTGTCATCCTGAAAGACACCGTTCCTGTCAGGAAACTAATACCTGATGAGATGAAGGTGATCGCTCAGAAGCAACAC CAGGTGTCAGAAGAGCAGTCATACTGCAAGTCCATTGTGaagaagcaacagcagcaggctgagctcAGTAAGCTGCCCCGTCATCACCCACTAATCAGAGAGGTGAACAGTGATGATG ATGTGTATGTAGACATGGAGGTTGAGcaagatgagaaagaggaatgGGCCAAGCCACTTACTCGGTTATGGCAGTGTCGGCCATATAACCCTCAGGCAGAGAGAGAGTACAACATGACCATGGGCCAGCAGGCTCCCTACTGCTCCATCTGCCTGCTCTTCCACGCTTACCATCAG tcgGAGTCCGGTAATGGGAGCCCCTTCGTGACGTTGGTGAACTATCCAGGGGGCCGCCAGTGGTCCAAACCACTTATTCCTGAAATGTGTTTCAACACCCAAACTAGCAAGATGAGTGACAGCGGCGAAGGACAGCTGTCTAACCCCCATGTAGCAGAGGACGGGACAAGTCGGCTGGTCAGCTGTGCTCAGTGCTGCGTCCGCGTACATACGA GTTGCTATGGTGTGTCTGGAGATGAAGCAGAGCTAGACAACTGGCTCTGCGCCCGCTGTGAGGCTGATGCCGTTACAGAG gactgctgtctgtgttcattAAGAGGCGGAGCTCTGCAGAGAGCCAACAATGATAA ATGGGTTCATGTACTGTGTGCCATCACCGTGCTGGAAGCTCGTTTTGTCAACATCACTGAGCGCGGGCCTATTGACCTCTCTGCAATCCCACTGCCACGGTTCAAACTG AAATGTGTGTACTGCAGGAAACGGATGAAGAGGGAGGTGAAGGGCTGCTGTGTCCAGTGCTCCCATGGGCGCTGCTCCACAGCGTTTCACCCTACCTGCGCTCAGGCAGCTGGTATCCTCATGCACCCAGATGACTGGCCATTTATAGTCTTCATCACTTGCCACAGGCACAAAGCACCCATCATACCTGAG CGCAATAAGACTTCCATGCGGGAGCTGGCAGTGGGACAGAGGGTGATCTGTAAATACAAAAACGGCCGTTACTATCACAGTGAGGTGCTGGAACTGAGCCCAACTACCTTCTACGAGGTTGTGTTTGACGACGGGTCCTACAGTGACAATCTCTTCCCAGAGGACATTGAG AACCGTGACTGCGTCCGGCTTGGACCTCCCACCAAAGGCGAAGCTGTTCAAGTGCGATGGACGGATGGGTTGATATATGGAGCCAAGTTTGTAACGTCACACACCATCCCTATGTACCTG GTCGAGTTTGAGGATGGATCTCAAATTTCTGTCAAGCGAGAAGACATCTATACTCTAGATGAGGATCTACCCAAACGAGTCAAGTCACGAATG TCGGTGGCATCAGACATGCGATTCGAGCTCTTCACACAGAATGACGTCAAACAGAACTCCAAAAGGCAACGTGTCATCAACTCTCGATACAGAGAGGACTACATCGAACCTGTCATTTACAGAACCATCATGGAGTGA
- the kdm4ab gene encoding lysine-specific demethylase 4A isoform X2 translates to MRTSGNGRQLSAHRGQAVFFLFSSYLLFLLITRHLQRKRTASESTKRRCFPNYDLQEVLLHFGMASDAVFQSHGSRRIMTFYPTAEEFKNFSRYIAYMESQGAHKAGLAKIIPPKEWKPRGSYDDIDDLVIPAPIQQVVTGQSGLFTQYNIQKKAMTVREFRKLANSDKFCSPHYDDFEELERKYWKNVTFNPPIYGADVNGTLYDPEVKEWNICHLDTILDTVEHESGITIEGVNTPYLYFGMWKTTFAWHTEDMDLYSINYLHFGEPKSWYCVPPEHGKRLERLAQGFFPGSSQNCEAFLRHKMTLISPSILKKYGIPFDKITQEAGEFMVTFPYAYHAGFNHGFNCAESTNFATERWIEYGKQAVLCSCRKDMVKISMDVFVKKFQPDRYEQWLVGRDVAPIDHSRPTPEAREFLGESFNDISSSSNSNSTENCVEDGERKSTTQRIETKRHRVCLEVPEEVVPKEEEEEDMEQYGKRPRLSLIPPRTMSQDGKRNKGPPKLVVTPTKLTLLDPFHRGLTQSNSEMGRLPHYTKTRAPAISSQSQPRNGHLSVSAAPTWTDAAAQPARKMGVASLLFHRTLSPKDILQVHSYTLDKQQQPHTQLQVHSYAREHQPRHLQHKTCTPSHTQVQTSFQAPRCERAEPQPETKIVLTEVAPIESKVESLLEQEQKEDKPKTSLPVEAQVDVETPECELTSKSASSHTTQPAELSKTEMEAPKNNKRKSNHCPLEDSGIVILKDTVPVRKLIPDEMKVIAQKQHVSEEQSYCKSIVKKQQQQAELSKLPRHHPLIREVNSDDDVYVDMEVEQDEKEEWAKPLTRLWQCRPYNPQAEREYNMTMGQQAPYCSICLLFHAYHQSESGNGSPFVTLVNYPGGRQWSKPLIPEMCFNTQTSKMSDSGEGQLSNPHVAEDGTSRLVSCAQCCVRVHTSCYGVSGDEAELDNWLCARCEADAVTEDCCLCSLRGGALQRANNDKWVHVLCAITVLEARFVNITERGPIDLSAIPLPRFKLKCVYCRKRMKREVKGCCVQCSHGRCSTAFHPTCAQAAGILMHPDDWPFIVFITCHRHKAPIIPERNKTSMRELAVGQRVICKYKNGRYYHSEVLELSPTTFYEVVFDDGSYSDNLFPEDIENRDCVRLGPPTKGEAVQVRWTDGLIYGAKFVTSHTIPMYLVEFEDGSQISVKREDIYTLDEDLPKRVKSRMSVASDMRFELFTQNDVKQNSKRQRVINSRYREDYIEPVIYRTIME, encoded by the exons ATGCGTACAAGTGGCAATGGACGGCAGTTATCTGCACATAGGGGACAAGCcgtcttctttctcttcagttcaTACCTACTATTTCTATTGATTACGAGGCATTTACAACGTAAAAGAACAGCGTCTGAATCAACCAAAAGGAGGTG TTTCCCAAATTATGATCTACAGGAGGTGCTTTTGCATTTTGGGATGGCTTCGGACGCAGTTTTCCAAAGCCATGGTTCCAGGAGGATCATGACTTTTTACCCCACTGCTGAAGAGTTCAAGAACTTCAGCCGCTACATTGCATATATGGAGTCCCAGGGGGCACATAAGGCAGGCCTGGCTAAA ATTATCCCACCAAAGGAATGGAAGCCTAGAGGCTCTTACGACGACATAGATGATTTGGTGATACCTGCGCCCATTCAGCAGGTGGTGACAGGCCAGTCTGGTCTTTTTACCCAGTACAACATTCAGAAGAAGGCCATGACTGTCAGAGAGTTCCGCAAGCTTGCCAACAGTGACAA GTTCTGTAGTCCACATTATGATGACTTTGAGGAGCTAGAAAGGAAGTACTGGAAGAATGTAACATTTAACCCTCCCATATATGGGGCAGATGTTAATGGAACCCTTTATGACCCT GAAGTCAAAGAGTGGAACATTTGCCATCTAGACACCATTTTGGATACCGTTGAACATGAAAGTGGCATCACTATTGAGGGTGTTAATACACCCTACTTGTATTTTGGCATGTGGAAGACCACATTTGCATGGCACACAGAGGACATGGACCTCTACAGTATCAACTATTTGCACTTTGGAGAGCCCAAATCATG GTACTGTGTTCCTCCAGAGCACGGGAAAAGATTAGAGCGTTTGGCTCAAG GATTCTTTCCTGGTAGCTCACAGAATTGTGAGGCTTTTTTGAGGCACAAGATGactctcatctctccctctaTACTGAAGAAGTATGGAATTCCATTTGATAAG ATTACTCAGGAGGCTGGTGAGTTCATGGTAACTTTCCCCTATGCCTACCATGCTGGTTTCAACCACGGTTTCAACTGTGCAGAATCCACCAATTTTGCTACAGAGAGATGGATTGAGTATGGCAAGCAAGCAGTTTTG TGCTCTTGTCGTAAAGACATGGTGAAGATTTCTATGGATGTATTTGTAAAGAAATTCCAGCCAGATCGCTATGAACAGTGGCTTGTGGGGCGAGATGTAGCACCCATTGATCACTCGCGGCCAACCCCAGAGGCCAGGGAGTTTCTGGGGGAGTCCTTTaatgacatcagcagcagcagtaacagtaaCTCCACAGAGAACTGTGTGGAGGATGGAGAGCGGAAGAG CACTACTCAGAGGATAGAGACCAAGAGACATAGAGTGTGTCTGGAGGTGCCTGAGGAGGTTGTTCccaaagaagaggaggaggaagatatGGAGCAGTATGGAAAGCGTCCCAGGCTAAGCCTTATACCTCCACGTACTATGTCACAAGATGGCAAGAGAAATAAAG GTCCGCCGAAGTTGGTTGTCACACCAACCAAGCTCACTTTGTTGGATCCATTTCACAGGGGCCTGACCCAAAGTAACAGTGAAATGGGACGCCTCCCTCATTATACAAAGACTCGTGCCCCTGCGATCTCATCCCAGTCTCAGCCCAGAAATGGACACCTGTCAGTTTCAGCAGCACCTACATGGACAGATGCTGCCGCTCAGCCTGCCCGCAAAATGGGTGTAGCCAGCCTGCTCTTCCACAGGACTTTAAGCCCAAAAGACATTCTTCAAGTTCACAGCTACACTCTagataagcagcagcagcctcacacACAACTGCAGGTACACAGCTATGCCAGAGAACACCAACCCCGTCATCTTCAGCACAAGACCTGTACACCATCACACACCCAGGTTCAGACCTCATTTCAGGCACCACGCTGTGAAAGAGCAGAGCCACAGCCAGAAACGAAGATTGTTCTCACTGAAGTAGCGCCGATTGAATCCAAAGTAGAGAGTCTTCTGGAGCAGGAACAAAAGGAAGACAAACCTAAAACATCCTTACCTGTTGAGGCTCAGGTTGACGTGGAGACGCCTGAATGTGAGCTCACCAGCAAATCTGCTTCCTCTCACACAACTCAACCCGCAGAGTTAAGCAAAACGGAAATGGAGGCCCCCAAGAACAACAAGCGAAAg AGTAACCACTGCCCACTTGAGGATAGTGGCATTGTCATCCTGAAAGACACCGTTCCTGTCAGGAAACTAATACCTGATGAGATGAAGGTGATCGCTCAGAAGCAACAC GTGTCAGAAGAGCAGTCATACTGCAAGTCCATTGTGaagaagcaacagcagcaggctgagctcAGTAAGCTGCCCCGTCATCACCCACTAATCAGAGAGGTGAACAGTGATGATG ATGTGTATGTAGACATGGAGGTTGAGcaagatgagaaagaggaatgGGCCAAGCCACTTACTCGGTTATGGCAGTGTCGGCCATATAACCCTCAGGCAGAGAGAGAGTACAACATGACCATGGGCCAGCAGGCTCCCTACTGCTCCATCTGCCTGCTCTTCCACGCTTACCATCAG tcgGAGTCCGGTAATGGGAGCCCCTTCGTGACGTTGGTGAACTATCCAGGGGGCCGCCAGTGGTCCAAACCACTTATTCCTGAAATGTGTTTCAACACCCAAACTAGCAAGATGAGTGACAGCGGCGAAGGACAGCTGTCTAACCCCCATGTAGCAGAGGACGGGACAAGTCGGCTGGTCAGCTGTGCTCAGTGCTGCGTCCGCGTACATACGA GTTGCTATGGTGTGTCTGGAGATGAAGCAGAGCTAGACAACTGGCTCTGCGCCCGCTGTGAGGCTGATGCCGTTACAGAG gactgctgtctgtgttcattAAGAGGCGGAGCTCTGCAGAGAGCCAACAATGATAA ATGGGTTCATGTACTGTGTGCCATCACCGTGCTGGAAGCTCGTTTTGTCAACATCACTGAGCGCGGGCCTATTGACCTCTCTGCAATCCCACTGCCACGGTTCAAACTG AAATGTGTGTACTGCAGGAAACGGATGAAGAGGGAGGTGAAGGGCTGCTGTGTCCAGTGCTCCCATGGGCGCTGCTCCACAGCGTTTCACCCTACCTGCGCTCAGGCAGCTGGTATCCTCATGCACCCAGATGACTGGCCATTTATAGTCTTCATCACTTGCCACAGGCACAAAGCACCCATCATACCTGAG CGCAATAAGACTTCCATGCGGGAGCTGGCAGTGGGACAGAGGGTGATCTGTAAATACAAAAACGGCCGTTACTATCACAGTGAGGTGCTGGAACTGAGCCCAACTACCTTCTACGAGGTTGTGTTTGACGACGGGTCCTACAGTGACAATCTCTTCCCAGAGGACATTGAG AACCGTGACTGCGTCCGGCTTGGACCTCCCACCAAAGGCGAAGCTGTTCAAGTGCGATGGACGGATGGGTTGATATATGGAGCCAAGTTTGTAACGTCACACACCATCCCTATGTACCTG GTCGAGTTTGAGGATGGATCTCAAATTTCTGTCAAGCGAGAAGACATCTATACTCTAGATGAGGATCTACCCAAACGAGTCAAGTCACGAATG TCGGTGGCATCAGACATGCGATTCGAGCTCTTCACACAGAATGACGTCAAACAGAACTCCAAAAGGCAACGTGTCATCAACTCTCGATACAGAGAGGACTACATCGAACCTGTCATTTACAGAACCATCATGGAGTGA